Proteins from a single region of Runella sp. SP2:
- a CDS encoding DegT/DnrJ/EryC1/StrS aminotransferase family protein, translated as MILHLDLKRTNQPYQAEIAEAMQRVAESGWYVLGKEVTSFEENWADYCGTSHCLGVANGLNALELIFKAFDFPAGSEVIVPANTYIASILSVTTLGLTPIWVEPDPKTFNIDPRKIEEKITPRTKAILAVHLYGKCCDMKPLWDIARKHGLKIVEDAAQAHGATYQEYKAGNLSDAAAFSFYPTKNLGALGDAGAITTNDADLARKIASLRNYGSTIKYYNDHVGTNSRLDELQAAILNVKLKYLETENQRRRELARFYLSEIKHPDLVLPTFKTLYQDAWHLFVVRHPKREQFIDYLMENGIQATVHYPVPPHKQKAYSEYNHLSLPITEQIHNEVISLPLNPSLTDEEARHIVQVINQSVYQPHAAVGYHSRL; from the coding sequence ATGATACTTCATCTCGACCTTAAACGGACAAATCAGCCGTACCAGGCTGAAATAGCGGAAGCCATGCAACGCGTGGCGGAGTCAGGATGGTATGTGTTGGGGAAAGAAGTGACGTCGTTTGAAGAAAACTGGGCTGACTACTGTGGAACTTCACATTGCTTGGGAGTAGCCAACGGACTGAATGCCTTAGAGCTGATTTTTAAAGCGTTTGATTTTCCTGCAGGAAGCGAAGTAATTGTCCCTGCCAATACCTATATCGCTTCCATTCTTTCGGTTACTACGTTGGGCTTAACCCCGATTTGGGTAGAGCCAGACCCCAAAACGTTCAACATTGACCCTCGCAAGATTGAAGAAAAAATTACGCCTCGTACCAAAGCCATTTTAGCCGTACACCTTTACGGAAAATGCTGTGATATGAAACCGCTTTGGGATATTGCGCGCAAACATGGTCTCAAAATCGTAGAAGATGCTGCCCAAGCCCACGGTGCCACTTACCAAGAATACAAAGCTGGAAATTTGTCGGATGCGGCGGCCTTTAGTTTTTATCCTACCAAAAACTTGGGCGCGCTTGGCGATGCGGGAGCTATCACAACCAACGATGCCGATTTGGCTCGCAAAATTGCCAGCTTGCGTAATTATGGTTCCACTATCAAGTACTACAACGACCATGTTGGAACCAATAGTCGCTTGGACGAATTACAAGCGGCGATTTTGAACGTGAAATTGAAGTATTTAGAAACGGAAAATCAACGCCGTCGCGAACTAGCGCGCTTTTATTTGTCCGAAATAAAACATCCTGATTTGGTGCTGCCAACGTTCAAAACCCTCTACCAAGATGCGTGGCATTTGTTTGTGGTTCGCCATCCTAAACGCGAGCAATTCATTGATTATTTGATGGAAAATGGCATTCAAGCCACGGTGCATTATCCCGTTCCGCCGCACAAACAAAAAGCATATTCAGAATACAATCATCTGAGCTTGCCGATTACGGAACAAATTCATAACGAGGTGATTAGCCTTCCTTTGAATCCTTCACTGACCGACGAAGAGGCGCGTCATATTGTTCAAGTCATCAACCAATCTGTCTATCAACCCCATGCTGCTGTCGGTTATCATTCCCGTCTATAA
- a CDS encoding Gfo/Idh/MocA family protein, with the protein MNRRTFIQSSAVGATATLFSPYGIAAPRASKYRTALIGTGWWGGNILRVAMAAGQSKVVALCDVDQNQLTKTAAEVEKLSGDKPKLYRDFRELLATEKPEIVIVATPDHWHPLICIAAVQAGAHVYVEKPISHTINEGKAMVAAARKTGKIVQVGTHRRVSPHNLSGRDFIRSGKVGKIGMVRTFVHYGGGPGQVTPDSETPKGLDWDMWCGPAPLRPFNAKIHPRGFRQYLDYANGQLGDWGIHWLDQMLWIMEEKYPRKVFSTGGRAIKTDNTDAPDHQVAVYEFENFTATWEHRQFAGNNAEKTHPQQAVGCYFYGTEGTFHMGWLDGWTFYPTDSKKPIIHEDAKLDMPDQQNIANLWTDFLMSIEKNQPSVCDIEIGYRSSNMALLGMLSMKAGRSIEWDGEKGLIKNDPEANKLLERPYRKGWEYPKV; encoded by the coding sequence ATGAATCGTCGCACTTTCATCCAAAGTTCAGCCGTTGGCGCTACTGCCACGCTTTTCTCTCCTTACGGCATTGCCGCGCCCCGTGCTTCTAAGTACCGTACTGCCCTCATTGGCACAGGTTGGTGGGGCGGGAATATTCTTCGGGTAGCCATGGCCGCAGGTCAATCTAAAGTTGTTGCCTTATGCGACGTGGACCAAAATCAGCTCACCAAAACCGCCGCCGAAGTAGAAAAACTTAGCGGCGATAAACCTAAACTCTACCGCGACTTTCGTGAGCTTTTGGCAACCGAAAAACCCGAAATCGTCATCGTTGCCACGCCCGACCACTGGCATCCGCTGATTTGCATTGCGGCCGTACAGGCAGGTGCGCACGTCTATGTCGAAAAACCGATTAGCCATACCATCAACGAAGGCAAAGCCATGGTAGCGGCTGCGCGAAAAACAGGAAAAATCGTTCAAGTGGGTACGCACCGTCGGGTATCGCCCCACAACTTATCTGGTCGCGATTTTATTCGTTCGGGAAAAGTGGGCAAAATCGGAATGGTTCGAACGTTTGTGCATTACGGCGGTGGCCCTGGCCAAGTAACGCCCGACTCCGAAACTCCTAAAGGACTTGATTGGGACATGTGGTGTGGCCCTGCACCTTTACGGCCTTTTAATGCCAAAATACACCCGCGTGGATTTCGTCAATATTTAGATTATGCCAACGGACAGTTGGGCGATTGGGGCATTCACTGGCTCGACCAAATGCTTTGGATTATGGAAGAAAAATACCCCCGAAAGGTATTTTCGACGGGTGGGCGCGCCATTAAAACCGATAATACCGATGCCCCCGACCACCAAGTGGCGGTGTATGAATTTGAGAATTTTACGGCCACTTGGGAACACCGTCAGTTTGCGGGAAACAACGCCGAAAAAACGCACCCACAACAGGCGGTAGGCTGTTATTTTTACGGAACAGAAGGTACTTTTCACATGGGCTGGCTCGACGGCTGGACGTTTTATCCGACCGACTCCAAAAAGCCAATCATCCACGAAGACGCCAAGCTCGACATGCCCGACCAGCAAAATATCGCGAATCTGTGGACTGATTTTTTGATGTCAATTGAGAAAAATCAACCGTCGGTGTGTGACATTGAAATTGGTTACCGCTCCTCAAACATGGCTTTGTTAGGAATGCTTTCGATGAAAGCGGGGCGAAGTATTGAGTGGGACGGTGAAAAAGGACTCATCAAAAACGACCCCGAAGCCAATAAACTCCTCGAACGCCCCTACCGCAAAGGCTGGGAATATCCAAAGGTGTAA
- a CDS encoding DUF885 family protein, whose product MLQLRPVLLSASLLLTTSATVLAQPAPLSSLYKQTSDVHHLMANYAADRGSLIRFYVIENSPERRQRLERLSTDYLQQLKKLDFDKLPVDSQVDYLLFQRNLQVDLRELAKEASEVSQTQAWFPFADRVYALEKSRRRGTSVEGEKIAIELNALAREVAEARKTVEKLDKIDPVLADRASGTATGLKSAMKSVFEFYNAYDPDFTWWVPQPYQKLDSALTSYASFFAKKAKVAAPTKDDGSGINGVAVGRDELIRQLEFEFISYTPEELIDIANKEFAWCDRELLKASREMGFGDDWKKAQEKVKNSMVPVGEQPAMILRLYNESVDFLKKNDLITIPPIAEETWRMAMMSAERQKFSPFFLGGETILISYPTAAMSHEDKLMSMRGNNPHFSRATVHHELIAGHHLQGFMNNRYKTYRRFRTPFWTEGWALYWEMILWDMNFPQSPEDRVGMLFWRMHRCARIIFSLNYHLGKWTPQQCIDFLVDRVGHERANAEGEVRRSFVGGYEPLYQLAYMTGAFQFYALKKELVDSKKMTYKQFHDAIMQQNSLPVDMVRAVMTNKKLSPDYKSSWKFYVPPVMK is encoded by the coding sequence ATGCTCCAACTTAGACCTGTGTTGCTAAGTGCGTCGTTGTTGCTAACTACCAGCGCAACCGTACTGGCACAACCTGCCCCTCTTTCTTCTTTGTACAAACAAACGAGCGACGTACATCATTTGATGGCCAACTACGCCGCCGACCGAGGAAGCCTAATCCGTTTTTATGTCATCGAAAACTCTCCCGAGCGCCGACAACGCCTCGAACGGCTTTCGACCGATTATCTCCAACAGTTGAAAAAACTGGATTTTGATAAATTGCCCGTTGATAGCCAGGTCGATTACCTGTTGTTTCAGCGCAATTTACAGGTGGACTTACGGGAATTGGCTAAAGAAGCTAGTGAAGTTTCGCAGACCCAAGCGTGGTTTCCGTTTGCCGACCGTGTTTATGCCCTAGAAAAATCGCGCCGTCGGGGTACGTCGGTGGAGGGCGAAAAAATCGCGATTGAGTTGAATGCCCTAGCGCGAGAGGTGGCTGAAGCCCGAAAAACGGTGGAAAAGCTCGATAAAATTGATCCAGTTTTGGCCGATCGAGCATCGGGAACGGCCACGGGGCTAAAATCGGCGATGAAAAGTGTGTTTGAGTTTTATAATGCTTATGACCCCGATTTTACGTGGTGGGTGCCGCAGCCGTACCAAAAGCTCGACAGTGCGCTGACGTCTTATGCGTCGTTTTTTGCAAAAAAAGCCAAAGTAGCTGCTCCTACAAAAGACGACGGGAGTGGTATCAATGGCGTGGCTGTGGGGCGTGATGAACTTATCCGACAGCTCGAATTTGAATTTATCTCCTACACGCCCGAAGAACTCATTGACATAGCCAACAAAGAATTTGCGTGGTGCGACCGTGAGTTGCTCAAAGCTTCGCGCGAGATGGGTTTTGGCGACGATTGGAAAAAGGCACAGGAAAAAGTAAAAAATTCGATGGTGCCCGTGGGCGAACAACCTGCCATGATTTTGAGACTATACAACGAGTCGGTTGATTTTCTTAAAAAGAATGATTTGATCACGATTCCGCCAATTGCCGAAGAAACGTGGCGGATGGCGATGATGTCGGCAGAGCGGCAGAAGTTTAGCCCGTTCTTTTTGGGCGGAGAAACGATTCTGATTTCGTATCCCACGGCGGCCATGTCGCACGAAGATAAATTGATGAGTATGCGGGGAAATAACCCTCATTTTTCGCGTGCTACCGTCCACCACGAACTAATTGCGGGACACCATTTACAAGGATTTATGAACAACCGTTACAAAACATACCGTCGTTTCCGTACGCCATTTTGGACTGAAGGCTGGGCTTTGTATTGGGAAATGATTTTGTGGGACATGAACTTCCCGCAGTCGCCCGAAGACCGCGTAGGGATGTTATTTTGGCGAATGCACCGTTGCGCTCGGATTATCTTTTCGCTCAATTATCACTTGGGCAAATGGACGCCGCAGCAGTGTATCGACTTTTTGGTGGATAGGGTAGGGCACGAGCGTGCCAATGCCGAGGGAGAGGTGCGCCGTTCGTTTGTGGGCGGGTACGAGCCGCTTTATCAGTTGGCGTATATGACGGGAGCGTTCCAGTTTTATGCGCTCAAAAAAGAACTGGTCGATTCCAAAAAGATGACCTACAAGCAGTTTCACGATGCCATCATGCAGCAAAATTCATTGCCCGTGGACATGGTACGCGCCGTGATGACCAACAAAAAGCTTTCGCCCGATTATAAGTCTTCGTGGAAGTTTTATGTGCCGCCTGTGATGAAGTAG
- a CDS encoding class I SAM-dependent methyltransferase, with the protein MIGKQDEYERMFNAERQLWWYKILHQKATERIKQHFTNPTNLTILDAGCGTGGMLIHLKEQGFNAIEGFDYSEDGVKFSQSRGLDVTYFDLTKIAAYKPEKKFDVIICNDVFTYFSDEVIVDVLTAIKAKLAPNGIFITNNNAHAAFAGVHDVVVGGQKRFVKEDMQRLSKAADLEVTYATYWSFFLSPLIMAVRAWQRFQMKRGWIDLSKESSDVAVPPSFINNTLYWLVKIEESIIGKGPFGSSVFVTMAPKKV; encoded by the coding sequence ATGATAGGTAAACAGGACGAATACGAACGGATGTTCAACGCTGAACGCCAATTGTGGTGGTATAAAATTTTGCACCAGAAGGCAACAGAGCGTATCAAACAACATTTTACGAACCCAACAAACCTTACGATTTTGGACGCTGGTTGTGGAACGGGCGGAATGTTGATTCACTTAAAAGAACAAGGTTTTAATGCCATCGAAGGGTTTGATTATTCGGAAGATGGCGTCAAGTTTTCGCAGTCGAGAGGCTTAGACGTGACGTATTTTGACCTCACCAAAATCGCCGCTTATAAACCCGAAAAAAAGTTTGACGTCATTATCTGCAATGACGTTTTTACGTATTTTTCGGATGAAGTTATTGTGGATGTTTTAACCGCTATTAAGGCCAAATTGGCACCAAACGGCATTTTTATTACCAATAACAACGCCCATGCTGCTTTTGCAGGAGTACACGATGTGGTGGTAGGAGGACAAAAAAGATTTGTCAAAGAAGATATGCAAAGGTTGTCAAAAGCCGCCGATTTGGAAGTGACCTACGCCACCTACTGGAGTTTCTTTTTATCGCCACTCATCATGGCCGTACGGGCATGGCAACGGTTTCAGATGAAACGAGGATGGATTGACCTCAGTAAAGAGTCGTCTGATGTGGCCGTTCCGCCGTCTTTTATCAATAATACGCTGTATTGGTTGGTAAAAATTGAAGAAAGTATCATTGGTAAAGGCCCTTTCGGAAGTTCAGTTTTTGTGACAATGGCTCCTAAGAAAGTATGA
- a CDS encoding Gfo/Idh/MocA family protein, giving the protein MNNFTLNRRRFLQGTSASIALSTLDASGLNLNNPAKTYRVALIGTGWYGKSDLFRLIQVASVEVVALCDVDKNMLEAAGKLVSQRQKSGKVPLLYGDYRKMLAENKLDIVLIGSPDHWHAMQAIEAVKSGAHVYVQKPISVDVMEGEAMVAAARKYNRVVQVGTQRKSTPHLIEAKKNIVDAGLLGKISHVEMCCYYHMRNNGNPPVQAVPDFFDYEMWTGPAPMRPYDGLPHIRWWRTFKEYGNGIMGDMCIHMFDTVRWMLKLGWPNRISSTGGIYVQKEGKSNIADTQSAIFEYDGLNCVWQHRTWGTPNNPDYPWSFTLYGEKGTLWGSTMAYDFIPNGKGEKIHKDVVYEKEKYPEDLTEERIELNAAPATRLHMLDFIAAIENNSRPVADIEEGHISTASCILANMSMELGRPLVYDPKKRVVVGDAEATKKLARPYRGSWVHPDPNRV; this is encoded by the coding sequence ATGAATAATTTTACTCTCAATCGTCGTCGATTTCTTCAAGGGACTTCGGCTTCTATAGCATTATCCACCCTAGATGCTAGTGGTCTTAATTTGAATAATCCTGCCAAAACCTACCGCGTTGCCTTGATTGGAACGGGCTGGTACGGAAAAAGTGATTTATTTCGCCTTATTCAAGTGGCTTCGGTAGAGGTAGTAGCCCTTTGTGATGTGGACAAAAATATGCTCGAAGCCGCTGGAAAGCTAGTAAGCCAACGCCAAAAATCAGGCAAAGTGCCCCTTTTATACGGCGATTACCGCAAAATGCTCGCCGAAAACAAACTCGATATTGTGCTGATTGGTAGCCCAGACCACTGGCATGCCATGCAAGCGATTGAAGCTGTTAAGTCAGGAGCGCACGTGTACGTTCAGAAGCCAATTAGTGTCGATGTGATGGAGGGCGAAGCAATGGTGGCAGCGGCACGAAAATACAACCGCGTAGTGCAAGTAGGAACTCAACGGAAAAGTACGCCGCACTTGATTGAGGCCAAAAAGAATATTGTCGATGCGGGTTTGTTGGGGAAAATATCGCACGTAGAAATGTGCTGTTATTATCACATGCGCAACAACGGAAATCCACCTGTGCAAGCTGTTCCTGACTTTTTTGACTATGAGATGTGGACAGGCCCTGCGCCAATGCGTCCATACGATGGTTTGCCGCATATTCGTTGGTGGCGGACGTTTAAAGAATACGGCAACGGTATCATGGGCGATATGTGTATCCACATGTTTGATACCGTGCGATGGATGTTGAAATTGGGCTGGCCAAACCGCATCAGCTCAACGGGCGGGATTTATGTACAAAAAGAAGGGAAGTCAAATATAGCGGATACGCAGTCGGCAATTTTTGAATACGACGGCCTCAACTGCGTGTGGCAGCACCGCACGTGGGGAACGCCCAATAATCCCGATTATCCGTGGTCGTTTACGCTCTATGGCGAAAAAGGCACCCTTTGGGGAAGTACCATGGCGTATGACTTTATTCCGAATGGGAAAGGAGAAAAAATTCATAAAGATGTGGTGTATGAAAAAGAAAAATACCCCGAAGATTTGACCGAAGAGCGCATTGAGCTAAATGCCGCCCCTGCGACGCGTTTGCACATGCTCGATTTTATTGCGGCTATTGAAAATAATTCGCGCCCAGTGGCAGATATTGAAGAAGGACACATTTCGACTGCTAGTTGTATTCTCGCCAATATGTCGATGGAATTAGGACGTCCTTTGGTATATGATCCTAAAAAACGGGTGGTCGTAGGTGATGCCGAAGCAACAAAAAAACTGGCTCGCCCCTACCGAGGTTCGTGGGTGCATCCAGACCCCAATCGTGTCTAA
- a CDS encoding M42 family metallopeptidase: MSDKSTEFLYNYLNNASPTGFESSGQQIWLDYLKPYIDDYLVDTYGTAVGIVNPDQPYKVVIEAHSDEISWFVNYISEDGYIYVIRNGGSDALIAPSMRVNLHTKKGTVKGVFGWPAIHVRDLAKEAAPKVADLTIDVGASSKKEVEEMGIHVGTVATFLDGLFEMNNRYYVGRALDNRMGGFMIAEVARRLKENNVQLPFTLYIVNAVQEEIGLRGAEMIVRRLKPDLAICTDVTHDTQSPMYKKKEQGDMKCGGGPVLCYGPAVQNNVLDMMIGVAEDKKIPFQRQAVSRSTGTDTDAFAYATEGVASALISLPLKYMHTTVETVHKDDVQNVINLMYEVLVQLKGNEDFRYIK; this comes from the coding sequence ATGTCAGACAAAAGCACCGAATTTCTTTATAACTATTTAAACAATGCCTCTCCGACGGGTTTTGAATCGTCGGGACAGCAAATTTGGCTTGATTACTTGAAGCCTTACATCGACGATTATCTCGTGGACACGTACGGAACGGCCGTGGGTATCGTCAATCCAGATCAGCCGTACAAAGTGGTGATTGAAGCACACTCGGACGAGATTTCTTGGTTTGTCAATTACATTTCGGAAGATGGCTACATCTATGTTATCCGCAACGGGGGTTCTGATGCACTGATTGCGCCGTCGATGCGGGTCAATTTGCACACAAAAAAGGGGACGGTTAAAGGTGTTTTTGGGTGGCCTGCCATTCACGTGCGTGACCTCGCCAAAGAAGCTGCTCCCAAAGTGGCGGATTTGACGATTGACGTAGGGGCCAGCAGCAAAAAAGAAGTGGAAGAAATGGGCATCCATGTGGGTACAGTCGCTACGTTTTTGGATGGGTTGTTTGAAATGAATAATCGTTACTACGTAGGACGTGCCTTGGACAACCGCATGGGTGGATTTATGATTGCAGAAGTGGCGCGTCGTTTGAAAGAAAATAATGTTCAACTTCCTTTTACGCTCTACATCGTCAATGCCGTGCAGGAAGAGATTGGGCTGCGTGGGGCAGAGATGATTGTGCGCCGCCTGAAACCCGACTTGGCCATTTGTACCGACGTAACGCACGATACACAGTCGCCGATGTACAAGAAAAAAGAACAAGGGGACATGAAGTGCGGCGGCGGGCCTGTATTGTGCTACGGCCCTGCGGTGCAAAACAACGTGTTGGACATGATGATTGGGGTAGCGGAAGACAAAAAGATTCCGTTCCAACGCCAAGCCGTAAGTCGTTCGACGGGTACGGACACCGACGCTTTTGCCTATGCAACCGAAGGAGTTGCTTCAGCTTTAATTTCATTGCCGTTGAAGTACATGCACACCACCGTTGAAACTGTTCACAAAGATGACGTGCAAAATGTAATCAACCTCATGTACGAGGTGCTTGTGCAACTTAAAGGAAACGAGGATTTTAGATATATTAAATAA
- a CDS encoding NAD(P)-dependent oxidoreductase produces the protein MLFDQITLIDSCRLTEEGVQEIATFSRQPLLRYYDVPTSDEETLARIGQSDCVLVSWQTPVSADVIAAAPSLKYIGMCCSLYSEAAANVDIAKARELGIRVLGVRDYGDEGVVEYIFAQLIHLFKGYGSCQWKPQPVELGGKSIGIVGLGTLGKMVARTALHFGMEVYYFGRTRQPEVEQEGIHYLPLHELLSTCDIITTHLPKHTILLDEQAFLVKKPNSILINTSLGPTFDVQACFTWLQNDPTSFGIFDSDGIGAHYQPFSELNNVLLYPRSAGFTEESKVRLTQKVIANLKSFLE, from the coding sequence ATGTTATTTGACCAAATTACCCTCATTGATTCTTGCCGCCTTACCGAAGAAGGGGTTCAAGAAATTGCCACTTTTTCGCGCCAACCTCTGCTTCGCTACTACGACGTCCCGACCTCTGACGAGGAAACCTTAGCTCGGATTGGGCAAAGTGATTGTGTGCTTGTCAGTTGGCAAACACCCGTTTCGGCCGATGTCATTGCCGCTGCTCCCTCACTGAAATACATCGGAATGTGTTGTAGTTTGTACAGTGAAGCAGCTGCCAACGTGGACATCGCCAAGGCGCGAGAATTAGGGATTCGGGTGCTTGGCGTGCGAGACTACGGCGATGAGGGAGTGGTGGAATACATTTTTGCGCAACTTATCCATTTGTTCAAAGGCTACGGTTCCTGCCAGTGGAAACCACAGCCCGTGGAGTTGGGCGGTAAAAGCATCGGGATTGTGGGGCTTGGCACACTAGGCAAGATGGTGGCGCGCACAGCACTTCATTTTGGGATGGAAGTGTATTATTTTGGAAGAACGCGCCAACCCGAAGTTGAACAAGAAGGCATTCATTACCTTCCCCTCCACGAACTATTATCTACTTGTGACATCATCACTACTCACCTACCGAAACACACGATTCTGCTGGACGAACAAGCCTTTTTGGTCAAAAAGCCCAATTCGATTCTCATCAACACCTCTTTAGGCCCTACCTTCGATGTACAGGCCTGCTTTACTTGGCTGCAAAACGACCCTACTTCTTTTGGTATTTTCGATTCGGATGGAATAGGTGCGCATTACCAACCATTTTCGGAGCTCAATAATGTTTTACTATACCCGCGTTCGGCAGGTTTTACGGAGGAGTCTAAAGTGCGTTTGACACAAAAAGTGATTGCTAATCTGAAGTCATTTTTGGAGTAA
- a CDS encoding glycosyltransferase family 2 protein, with protein sequence MLLSVIIPVYNSEQTINRLVEHVLETLNRTTLEIVLVNDGSRDRSEQVCTQLAKRFSEVKFISLRRNSGEFNAVMCGLNHASGDYCVMIDDDFQNPPTEILKLVETAQQGDYDVVYSFYATKKHSWFRNFGSWLVNRVTTWLLEKPNDLYLSSFKLINQAVVQEIIKYKGPYPYLDGLIFRITRNVGRVQVSHNAREEGQSGYTLRKLTSLFMTILFGYSLKPLRLLTATGLAFSGCSLLAVLIDLVLYAIHSEFFILNSVLILLTFFSGLILTCLGIVGEYIGRIFMAQSGLPQYVEKMVISKEPQIQK encoded by the coding sequence ATGCTGCTGTCGGTTATCATTCCCGTCTATAACAGCGAACAGACGATTAATCGACTCGTTGAGCATGTACTGGAAACGCTGAACCGAACCACCCTCGAAATCGTTTTGGTCAACGACGGTAGTCGCGACCGTTCGGAGCAGGTATGCACTCAATTAGCAAAGCGTTTTTCGGAAGTAAAATTTATTTCATTGCGTCGTAATTCGGGCGAGTTCAACGCCGTCATGTGCGGTTTGAACCATGCTTCGGGCGATTATTGTGTGATGATTGACGACGATTTTCAGAATCCTCCTACCGAAATTTTAAAACTTGTTGAAACCGCTCAACAGGGTGATTACGACGTGGTTTATTCATTTTATGCCACCAAAAAACACTCATGGTTTCGGAATTTTGGCAGTTGGTTGGTCAACCGTGTGACGACTTGGCTGCTCGAAAAACCTAACGATTTGTACTTGTCGAGTTTCAAATTGATTAATCAAGCCGTTGTTCAAGAAATTATCAAATACAAAGGCCCGTATCCGTACCTCGATGGGTTGATTTTTAGAATCACTCGCAACGTGGGACGCGTGCAGGTGTCGCACAATGCCCGCGAAGAAGGGCAGTCGGGCTATACTTTGCGCAAACTTACGTCGCTCTTTATGACGATTTTGTTTGGCTATTCACTCAAGCCTTTGCGATTGTTGACGGCCACGGGTTTGGCTTTTTCGGGTTGCTCACTATTGGCAGTGTTGATAGACTTGGTGCTGTACGCCATTCATTCTGAGTTTTTTATCCTCAATTCGGTACTCATTCTGCTTACTTTTTTTAGTGGACTGATTTTGACCTGCTTAGGAATTGTGGGGGAATACATTGGTCGTATTTTTATGGCCCAAAGCGGCTTGCCACAGTACGTGGAAAAAATGGTGATTTCGAAGGAGCCGCAAATACAAAAATAA
- a CDS encoding family 43 glycosylhydrolase produces the protein MKKIVFLALLPFLIHAQTFKNPLLPAGADPWSIYKDGFYYYMHTTGKNLSIWKVKTLTELASASPTVVWTPPATGPYSKEIWAPELHFLQGKWYIYFAADDGHNRNHRLFVLENTSADPTQGTWNMKGQLKTPQDKWAIDGSVFEHKGQFYLTWSGWEGDENGQQSIYLCKMSNPWTCVGERIKISEPQFSWEKHGTISRPGPDDKPLVLVNEGPQFLKSPNGRVNIIFSASGCWTDFYSLGMIYASPNDDLMKLTSWKKHPTPVFWAENTKGTHAAGHNSFFKSPDGRQNWILYHANSEAGQGCGGKRSPRIQSFTFLKDGTPSFGSPVSTDQELTAPK, from the coding sequence ATGAAAAAAATCGTATTTCTAGCTCTTTTACCATTCCTTATCCACGCCCAAACGTTCAAAAATCCGTTGCTGCCCGCGGGAGCCGACCCTTGGTCGATTTACAAAGATGGGTTTTACTATTACATGCACACCACGGGCAAAAATCTGAGCATTTGGAAAGTAAAAACCCTGACCGAACTTGCTTCTGCCTCACCAACGGTCGTTTGGACACCACCTGCGACGGGGCCTTATTCCAAAGAGATTTGGGCGCCTGAGTTGCATTTTCTCCAAGGCAAATGGTATATCTATTTTGCTGCCGACGATGGTCACAACCGCAACCACCGCTTATTTGTCCTCGAAAATACCTCCGCGGACCCAACGCAGGGAACGTGGAACATGAAAGGCCAACTCAAAACGCCACAGGATAAATGGGCGATTGATGGCTCAGTGTTTGAACACAAGGGGCAATTTTACCTCACATGGTCGGGGTGGGAAGGCGACGAAAATGGGCAGCAGTCGATTTATTTGTGCAAAATGAGCAACCCGTGGACTTGCGTAGGCGAGCGCATCAAAATCTCAGAACCTCAGTTTTCGTGGGAAAAGCACGGTACCATCAGCCGCCCTGGCCCTGATGATAAGCCGTTGGTATTGGTCAACGAAGGACCTCAATTTTTGAAAAGTCCCAACGGTCGGGTCAATATCATTTTTTCAGCCAGCGGGTGTTGGACGGATTTTTATTCATTGGGGATGATTTACGCTTCTCCCAACGATGATTTGATGAAACTTACCTCGTGGAAAAAACACCCAACGCCTGTGTTTTGGGCAGAAAATACCAAAGGCACGCACGCGGCTGGCCACAACAGTTTTTTTAAATCGCCCGATGGACGCCAAAATTGGATTCTGTACCACGCCAACAGCGAAGCAGGTCAGGGCTGCGGTGGCAAGCGTTCTCCTCGTATTCAGTCGTTTACGTTCTTGAAAGACGGCACGCCTTCGTTTGGTTCGCCTGTTTCTACTGACCAAGAATTGACCGCGCCGAAGTAG
- a CDS encoding FdtA/QdtA family cupin domain-containing protein: MPQLIDLSTFGEEEGKLTVFEKILPGDIKRAFYIYGVPSDQERAKHGHFTATNALVMVAGSCRVQVTHSGQEETFILNSPSQALILHPGDWHVMDEFTANAVLLVMSNQYYDKNDYFFEKP, encoded by the coding sequence ATGCCCCAATTGATAGATTTAAGTACCTTCGGAGAAGAAGAAGGAAAACTGACCGTTTTTGAGAAAATTTTACCAGGAGATATAAAACGAGCTTTTTATATCTATGGCGTTCCTAGTGACCAAGAGCGTGCAAAACATGGTCATTTTACGGCGACAAATGCCTTAGTGATGGTCGCAGGCAGTTGTCGGGTTCAAGTTACTCATAGCGGACAGGAAGAAACCTTTATTTTAAATTCACCTTCGCAAGCACTCATTTTACATCCTGGAGACTGGCACGTTATGGATGAGTTTACGGCAAATGCCGTGCTGTTGGTCATGTCAAATCAATACTATGATAAGAACGACTATTTCTTTGAAAAACCATGA